A segment of the Nostoc sp. TCL26-01 genome:
GTTTATCGCTATCTTTGCCAACTATTCCACCAGCCCCTAAACTAGACCCCATTCCTACACCTAGTCCAGAGTTAGTATCGACACCGCCAGCACCAGATAATCAAGCAGTTACTAACACAGATGAGCTAGATGCAGTACTTTTACAGCTTGGTGTTGATACACCTTTAGCAGCAGATGAGCCGGATACACCAACAACATTATTTTCGGAGGGTTGGGAATTAGAAGGTGATGAAGTAGATTTAATCTACGCGAGCTTGTTTGGCAATGATCGTTTTTCTCATGTCGGTATGGCATTCAATCCAGAGTCCATGACGACTGATTTACCAGACTTGGATGTGGAAGATGCACCCACAACTCCGATTCATCCTGTTGCAGATGTGGATATGGCAGCAATGATGCCGGATGCGTGGTTTGATCAATCAGATACGGGTTTATTTGATTTAGTTGAACTGAACTCAGACGAAACCCCAATTACTTCCACACCATCATCAGATTTGTGGCAAGCGCCGTTGTTTGAGGTGGAAACTCAAACAAATTTACTGGAAATGGCTCCAGCGATCTCCACACCGCCAACAAATGATGATATTATTGCCACCCTAGCAGATTTATCAATTAACACTGATGTCGATTTGGCAGAACAGTTGATAGATACAGAAAAATCACCTGTAACTCCAGCACCTCAAACACCAGCAGTAGTCATTCCCCATGAGCAACCAGAACAATTAGCCAATAACTATACCCCTGCTTCACCTCAAGAAAATTTACTTTCTCCAGAAGTCACTCAATTAATCAAGCTGCCAGATATTTCCTTAAATGAGGAGCAATGGCTGAAATTACATCAAGATTTGGCTAAATTAGATGAGCAGCCGTCATCAGAGACACAATTTGCCGAGATTACTCCAGAAGTTCATAGCCAACAGGAACCGGAAGTAACCGAAAATCATCTTAGCGTGGTTGCTGATGTGGAAGTTCCCCAGGTTGCTTCCATATCTCTACCGCAAACACAAACAGTTTTGGACTTCACCCCCAATAGCGAAAACGAAACCAAAACAGCAGTCAATACACCTACTCCCATACAGCCAAATCCAGAAGTTACGCCACAAAGTTCTGATTCTGTTTGGTATTTGGGGATTGATTTAGGAACCACAGGGATTTCTGCGGCTTTATTAAATCGCTCTACGGGTGTGGTGTATCCTATTTATTGGTCAGCCGAAACACAACCAGGGGCAAATTCATTCCAGCAGTCATTCCGCTTACCAGCAGAGGTTTATCTACCGACGACTTCTGTGACTCCCTCTGGGATGGAAGGAACACCAGGTTCATCAACCCCTGATGTGAAAAGTCATCTTTACTCTGTGCAGTTGAAGCCATATTTACAGGTGGCGATTCCCTACAAAAATCAACTGCAAAAATGGGAACCTGTATTGCAATTTAATGAACTTTCAGCAGGGCCTTTGATTTGGGTAGTGCGATCGCTCTCAAAGTTACTTTTAACCCTCAAGGCAGACCGTTACAGCACAACTCAGGGGTTAATTGCCACAGCTGTCGGTCTAAATCAACGGACTTTCCATCATATTACCAGTAATATTGCGGGAATTATCTGCAATTGTCCATCTAGTTGGTCAGAACAATATCGTTTTAATGTGCGAGAAGCTTTACTTACCAGTAAATTAGTCCCACATCCAGGGCAAGTCTTTTTTGTTGAAGAAGCGATCGCCAATACTCTCAGTTTCCTTGACGGTGCTAATGGTGAAGCTGTCCAATTAAGTACTCACAAAGGCTTATCCCCAGCCAATAGCAGCGATCATCCCTTAATTGGTCATACCCTGATTATCAATGTGGGTGCAACAGCCACAGAAATGGCACTAGTCGATATCCCAGATAGCTTATCACAACTGACACACAATAATTTCATGCTCCACAGTTTCGCCTACGCCAGCAAAGGACTGGAGCAGGATATTATCTGTCAGTTACTTTTATCAACAAAATATCGCCAATCTCGCTGGGAAAATCCAGAAGATCATCAAAAAATTACCAGTAACCCTTGGCAATGGCAATCGGCTGTTCCTGGTGTAGATAGAATGCAATGGCAGAGTTTAGGGTGGGAAGAATTAGTATTACCCCGCGTCGGTGAACCTGATATCCATGCGCGGATTCGCCTCCAGCAGCGTCTAGAAAGTTCCTTGCTAGGGCAAGCGGTGATTGATGCTGCTTTGGCTTTGAAGTTGATTTTACAACACCAAGAGTCTTTCAGTTTAGATTTAGCTGATCAACGCTGGGTATTACAGCGTCGAGATTTAGAAAGTCAGGTGTTTGTCCCCTTCGTTCGTCGTCTCAACCGCGAACTTAACAAGTTGTTGGTGGCGCGGGGTATCCCGACAGAAGCGATTAATCAAGCCATTTTAACTGGTGGGGTAGCTAATTTGGGTGTGGTAAATCGTTGGCTGAGGCAAAAACTCCCCAGTGCAAAGATTATTCAAGACTCCTATCTGGGGGAAAACGGCGCACCTAACTGTAGTCGAGTTGCTTGTGGTTTGGCGATGCTACCCTTACATCCCCAAGTTTTAGAAGAATCCCGACATCAATATACTGATTATTTCCTGTTCACCGAATTACTGCGGCTATTGCCAGACAGAACTTTATCTTTTAACGAAGTACTGCAATTATTTGAAGCACGGGGAATTAATACCAGTATTTGTCAGCAACGCTTATTAGCTTTCCTAGAAGGTGAACTACCCCCCGGCTTAATTCCAGTCACCCCCGAATCTACCTGGTTAACAGCAAATTCTCTGAGTAATGCTGATTATCAGGCGATCGCTACTACACCACTTTTTGCCAAACAAGGCAATCTTTCCTACCGTCCCAACCCCCAACAATTGCTAGTATTCCATCGTTATCTAGATGCTATCAAAGCCAGCACCCAACAATCACTAGAGGAACCTTATACTGTGAATTTTGTTGTCAGATCAACTCATTAATATCCCAGAAAATATTAGATGTAGGTTGGGTGGAGCAACACGCAACCCAACACCCTAATTCATATTAAATTACACAAATTTATCTTAGGATTTGTTGAGATAAGACTTAGCCCAAGAGTAGCGTTTTACATCTTTTTTTAGTAAATATTCTGCTGCTTCATGTCGTTTCTCTTGATTTTTTGTACTACGGAATACTCGTTTTAGTTCATCATCAATATCTTCACTTTTAGCTCCACGTTGTATTGCTTGTTCAAACCGATAATCACCTTCCACATAGTCACTACGATCATAAGAAATTGCGCCCATTAAGGTATAAGGTTGATAGCTATCAGGCTGATATTCCATAGCTTTTCTGGCACAATTTTCAGCATCAGCCAATTCATCCATATCTCTGAATGCTGCACCTCTAGTCACTAAAATAGCTGACTTGAGATTACCTTCTTTGATTTTTCCTAAGTCTAGATTAGTTAATTTTAATGCTTGTTCTGGTTCATTTGCTTTACGCCAATAACTACTAGCTGTAGGTATTTGCCACTTATTTCCAGTTCGCTTAAGTTCTTGCTCATGAAACTCTGCTTCTAGTCTGTAATGAGCAATGGCAATCTTACCATCACGAGACAACATTTTTTGTTCTAATAGTTGAGCAACTAAAAGAGGATCTAGACGTTCCTTGTTATCCAACTTCACCATAATTGTGTAAAATGGCTGCATTTCTAGATTAGGGTCTATCAATCCATATTTTCTTTTGAGTATTTCAAAATGTTTTTGTTGAGCTAACAGAATAATATCTTCACGTCCATGATTATTTAACCATGTGATTTCTACTTCACTGAGGATTACTGATTTTCCTATCTTTAATTTCAGAGTATCAGCATATTTATCATTGGCAATTTTCAGTGTTTCTACCAATTTAGCTTGAGTAATAAATGTCAAATCCTGTTCATCTAACTGACTTTCTGAATCAAGCTTTTTTAGAATTGTATATAGATAATTAGTTGGCGATAAGTTATCATATTGAGCTGCTTTATACTTTATCTTCAAGGCAGTAAATTCTCGTTTTTGTTCTAGTTCTTCTGCAATAGCAATTGTTTCAGTCAATCCTTGTTGTTCTAACCAGTAAATTTCCGAATACATTAGTTTTTTATCTGCATCAAGTTTTTGTAGTATCTGATATAATTGACTAGATAGAGATGTATATGGATGTTGACTGGCATTATACTTAATCTTGAGTTGAGTAAATTGAGCCTGCTTTGCAGACTTTTGTTGTTCAAATATTTCTATAGTTTCAAAAAGTTCTTGATTTAATAGCCATTCATATTCAGAGTCGTTTAAATTATCTTCTGTATCTATTTTTTTGAGTATTTTGTACAATCGGCTGTCAGGGAATGAATCTTGATATTTAGTAGCTTGATACTTTTTTTTCAAGTCCTTAAATTTTTTTAAATCCTGAATAATTGCCACTGTTTGCGTAAAATTATTATTTTGTAATAATTCTATTTCTACGTTACTGAGATCATTTCCTGATTCTAGTTTCCAAAGTATCGTGTACAAAAAACTATCGATTGAAAATTCCCAAGGTTTAGTAATTTTATACTTACTTTTCAAATAAGCAAAATCAGCTTCTATTCTTTTAGCTTCTCCAGCGCTAAATTGCTGTAGCTGAATAACTTCAATTGTTTCCAAAAGTCTTTGCTCTTTTAACCAATCAAACTCTAATTCATTCAGTTTAAGTCCCAAATCAACTTTACGTAAAATGAGATACAGTAAACTTGACGGTGATGATTCTTGATAATTAGTAGCTTGATACTTAGATTTTAGTGCAGTGAAGTGTTTGAGCCGATTTTCCTGTTCTTGATCCATGTTGACAGTAGATGCGATACCTACGGTAAGCTCCGCTAACGCACTTAGTAAAATGTGTTATCTACTACCATAACAACACTAGTAAAAAAAGGCGAGTAAAATACTCACCCAAGAAAAATCAGTATTTCTCAAAATACACAATTTCCCAAAATACACAGCGTAATTGCTACAATACTCCACACTGCCCATGCTGGCGTAACAAATGGTCACACAACACCAGTGCCACCATTGCTTCCACCATCGGCACTGCACGTGGTAAAACACAAGGATCATGTCTGCCTTTTGCGGCTAATACAGTTTCTTCACCTTCACGAGTGACTGTTTTTTGCTCTTTCCTAATGGTAGCTGTGGGTTTAAATGCAACTCGCAAAATGATATTTTCGCCGTTGGCAATACCACCTTGAATCCCACCAGAACGGTTAGTTACAGTGCGGATTTCGCCGTGATCATCAATATAATATTCGTCGTTATGTTCAATTCCTGTGAGCAGAGTTCCCGCAAAGCCAGAACCAATTTCAAAACCTTTGCTAGCAGGGAGAGACATCACAGCTTTAGCGATATCAGCTTCTAATTTATCAAATACTGGCTCACCCAAACCTTTCGGCACATTCCGCGCTACACATTCCACCACACCACCGATAGAATCACCTTGTCTACCAGTTTGCTCGATTAATTCAATCATCCGTTCTGCCAATTCTGCATCAGGACAACGCACAATGTTGCTTTCTACCTGTTCTAAGGTGACAGTATTCGGATCTACTACACCCTCTAAATCCTTGATGCGCTTGACATAACCGACTATCTCTACATTAGCAACTTGACGGAGAATTTTTTTAGCGATCGCACCTGCGGCTACTCGTCCAATTGTCTCACGAGCTGACGACCTACCCCCACCTTGCCAATTCCGAATCCCATATTTAGCATCGTAGGTTGCATCTGCATGGGAAGGGCGATACTTTTGTGCCATCTCGTCATAATCTTGGGGACGAGTATCTTTATTCCGCACCAAAATCGATATTGGTGTTCCTAGAGTTTTACCTTCAAAAACTCCAGACAGAATCTCACAAGTGTCTGCTTCCTTGCGGGGTGTAGTGATTTTACTTTGCCCCGGTCGTCTTCTATCTAACTCTAGTTGAATTTCTTCAGCAGAAATTTCTAATCGTGGAGGACAACCATCAATCACAACTCCCACGCCTCCGCCGTGAGACTCGCCAAAAGTAGTGATCCGAAATAGATGTCCAAAAGTATTTCCCATGACGTTGAAGCAAAAGGATGCAGTTTATGTATTGTACCTAGAGTTTTCGCTCTGCACACAAACTAAATTTATTAACAAAAAAGCGCCCCCCGTGAGGGAGACGCTTTTTCGAGCTAGATTAAGCTGAGAAATTAACCGTGGATAGCAGGAGCGCTGATAGCCACAGGAGCAGACTCAGCAGCAGCCAAATCTAAGGGGAAGTTGTGAGCATTGCGCTCGTGCATGACTTCCATACCCAAGTTAGCGCGGTTGATGATGTCAGCCCAGGTATTGATTACACGACCTTGAGAGTCGATGATGGATTGGTTGAAGTTGAATCCGTTCAAGTTGAACGCCATTGTGCTTACGCCTAGGGCGGTGAACCAGATACCAATCACTGGCCATGCTGCTAGGAAGAAGTGCAAGGAACGGCTGTTGTTGAAGGATGCGTATTGGAAGATGAGACGACCGAAGTAGCCGTGGGCTGCCACGATGTTGTAGGTTTCTTCTTCTTGTCCGAATTTGTAGCCGTAGTTCTGTGATTCGTTTTCGCTGGTTTCACGAACTAAGGAAGATGTTACTAAGCTTCCGTGCATTGCACTGAATAAGCTTCCACCGAATACTCCTGCTACTCCTAACATATGGAAGGGGTGCATCAGGATGTTATGCTCTGCTTGGAACACGATCATGAAGTTGAAGGTTCCAGAGATACCCAAGGGCATTCCGTCTGAGAATGATCCTTGTCCGATTGGGTATACCAAGAATACTGCTGTTGCTGCTGCTACGGGGGCGGAGAAGGCTAGGCAGATCCATGGACGCATTCCTAGGCGGTATGATAGTTCCCATTCACGTCCTAGGTAGCAGAATACTCCGATTAAGAAGTGGAATACTACTAGTTGGTATGGACCTCCGTTGTATAACCACTCGTCTAATGATGCTGCTTCCCATATTGGGTAGAAGTGTAGTCCAATTGCGTTGGATGATGGTACTACTGCTCCGGAGATGATGTTGTTTCCGTACATTAATGAACCTGCTACTGGTTCACGGATGCCGTCGATGTCTACGGGGGGGGCGGCGATGAAGGCGATGATGAAGCAGGTGGTTGCAGCTAGCAAGGTGGGGATCATTAATACGCCGAACCAGCCGATGTATATGCGGTTGTTGGTGCTGGTGATCCAGTTGCAGAACTGTTCCCATACGTTGGCGCTTTGGCGCTGTTGTAAGGTTGCGGTCATGGTTTTATAATTGCGGTTGTATTTTATGTATGTATCAGGCGTGTTTGTTTTCGCCTGTATTAGTAATTTACACCGCTTTACAAAAATTAATCAAGTAGGAGAGATTTTGTAGAGTTGATATTAATGATGAGTTTTACTTATTGAACGGCAAGATAAGGAGCGATCGCTCATGTTTATCCCTATACATCTGTGAAATGTAGCATCTTGGTCAAGAATGCAACTTAAAAAACTGTAAATACGTCCTAATTAATTGATGTGCTTCCGCAATTATCTTCTGACCGGATTATGATGAGCAGGAAAGGTTTAGTTGCTAATTATCGTGTGTGGCGACGACGCTGGTTTTATCCATTAATTTCAGTGGTAGTCGCTGTGAGTCTGTGTCTCGGTACACCTTTAACTGGGAAGGCTTTAGATTTAAGGCCTCTGTTGTTACAAGGAGTGCAAATACTCCAGCTTTCTAATATATCCGATCGCCAAGAGGTTGATCTGGGCAAGCAAATGAATCAGCAATTGCGTAGTGGTGAAGTGAGAATTTCTCGGAATGCTGAACTCAATCGCTACGTGGAACAAATTGGAGAACGCCTGGCGGCAAATAGCGATCGCCCAAATCTTCCTTTTACCTTCCAAGTGGTTGAAGATGATGCTGTGAATGCGTTTGCGACTTTGGGTGGTTATGTTTATATCAATACGGGTTTGTTGAAAACTGCCGACAATGAAGCAGAACTAGCCAGTGTCATGGCTCATGAAATTGGTCATATTGGTGGTAAACATCTCGTTAAACAGATGCGCCAAAAAGCCCTAGCTAGTGGTGTAGCTTCAGCCACAGGTTTAGATCGCAACACAGCAGTAGGGATTGGCGTAGAACTCGCACTCAACCGTCCCCGTAGTCGTCAAGATGAATTTGATGCTGATAAACGAGGATTAAGAACTTTAACAAGAGCCGGTTATGCTCAGTCAGGTATGGTTTCCTTCATGCAAAAATTGCTGAAAGGCGGCGGTTCGGTTCCCACGTTTTTGAGTACTCACCCTGCAACTAGCGATCGCATCGATGCCCTCAGACGCAGTATTGCTTCTCAACCCAGTAATGGACGTTACGGATTGGATAATGCTGCCTATCGAGCGAGAATCCGAGAATTACTCTAAAACTAAATAATTATGCTCGCTGTTTATTGCGGCGAGCTGTTATTTTGATGGGATCAACATTAACTACCCCATCTTCTAGAGGTATGGTACGTGAGGAGTTTGTAAAAATATTCGTTTGATAGACTAGGTTATTTGTCACATCCAAAGCGGTTAGCCAACCACTACGCGGATGGTATGCACCAGTATCTATACCTAGCCACCCTTGCCCTTTAGCTAATTTACCAGGACTAACGCCAGGGAAAGTAAAAGTAATAGTATGACCAATAATAATCAGTTTATCACAGAAGTATGGCTGAGTAATACTATGAAATTCTTGTCTAATCCAGCAAAATTGTTCAGATGTCTGTTCTGACAAAGGTAAATTGGGATCAACTCCGGCATGAGTTAACCAAACATCCCCCAAATCAAGATATGTAGGTAAACTCTGCAACCAATCTATATGTTCTTCAGGAATGCTGCTGTCTTCATAACTGGCCATAGTTGCTTGTCCCCCACTATGTAACCATGCTTGCATTGCTGGAACAGACATTGTGTCACTCATGAGAATGTTTAATAACATCTGTTCATGATTGCCCAACAGACATTGATAGTTGTGCTGTTTGATCAGATTAATTACATATGAGCTATGGGGGCCTCGATCAATCACATCTCCTAAGAAATAAACTTCGTCATCTAACCCAGGAGTGATCGCTGCCAAAAGACTCATCAATCCCTCATAATGGCCATGTACATCCCCAATAACTATTCGACGTTGACTAGTTTCGCTCATTGGTTCTTAAGTGAAATAACTTAGCTGAATACTTTTGCTACAGTTTAAGCGCTTGGGATTCCGTATCAAAAGGTAAAAATTACTTGACAAGTTTAAAGCTATGTTAGCGTGTTCTCACAAAATCCGGGGGAATTACATAGAACAAATGATGACGACCCATCAGCTCTCAGGTAGCTTAAAATTTAGGCAGATGTTTTGTCACTGACACCTAACTTTACAATGTCTGAACAGTTTTCTGCTGAAATTAGCTCACGCATCTGCAAACATAT
Coding sequences within it:
- a CDS encoding M48 family metallopeptidase, which produces MMSRKGLVANYRVWRRRWFYPLISVVVAVSLCLGTPLTGKALDLRPLLLQGVQILQLSNISDRQEVDLGKQMNQQLRSGEVRISRNAELNRYVEQIGERLAANSDRPNLPFTFQVVEDDAVNAFATLGGYVYINTGLLKTADNEAELASVMAHEIGHIGGKHLVKQMRQKALASGVASATGLDRNTAVGIGVELALNRPRSRQDEFDADKRGLRTLTRAGYAQSGMVSFMQKLLKGGGSVPTFLSTHPATSDRIDALRRSIASQPSNGRYGLDNAAYRARIRELL
- a CDS encoding metallophosphoesterase family protein, which codes for MSETSQRRIVIGDVHGHYEGLMSLLAAITPGLDDEVYFLGDVIDRGPHSSYVINLIKQHNYQCLLGNHEQMLLNILMSDTMSVPAMQAWLHSGGQATMASYEDSSIPEEHIDWLQSLPTYLDLGDVWLTHAGVDPNLPLSEQTSEQFCWIRQEFHSITQPYFCDKLIIIGHTITFTFPGVSPGKLAKGQGWLGIDTGAYHPRSGWLTALDVTNNLVYQTNIFTNSSRTIPLEDGVVNVDPIKITARRNKQRA
- the psbA gene encoding photosystem II q(b) protein, producing the protein MTATLQQRQSANVWEQFCNWITSTNNRIYIGWFGVLMIPTLLAATTCFIIAFIAAPPVDIDGIREPVAGSLMYGNNIISGAVVPSSNAIGLHFYPIWEAASLDEWLYNGGPYQLVVFHFLIGVFCYLGREWELSYRLGMRPWICLAFSAPVAAATAVFLVYPIGQGSFSDGMPLGISGTFNFMIVFQAEHNILMHPFHMLGVAGVFGGSLFSAMHGSLVTSSLVRETSENESQNYGYKFGQEEETYNIVAAHGYFGRLIFQYASFNNSRSLHFFLAAWPVIGIWFTALGVSTMAFNLNGFNFNQSIIDSQGRVINTWADIINRANLGMEVMHERNAHNFPLDLAAAESAPVAISAPAIHG
- the aroC gene encoding chorismate synthase; its protein translation is MGNTFGHLFRITTFGESHGGGVGVVIDGCPPRLEISAEEIQLELDRRRPGQSKITTPRKEADTCEILSGVFEGKTLGTPISILVRNKDTRPQDYDEMAQKYRPSHADATYDAKYGIRNWQGGGRSSARETIGRVAAGAIAKKILRQVANVEIVGYVKRIKDLEGVVDPNTVTLEQVESNIVRCPDAELAERMIELIEQTGRQGDSIGGVVECVARNVPKGLGEPVFDKLEADIAKAVMSLPASKGFEIGSGFAGTLLTGIEHNDEYYIDDHGEIRTVTNRSGGIQGGIANGENIILRVAFKPTATIRKEQKTVTREGEETVLAAKGRHDPCVLPRAVPMVEAMVALVLCDHLLRQHGQCGVL